The window aaatgAACATGCGTCAGAGACAGTGGCAAGAACTAATTAAGGATTACGACTGTGAGAtcagatatcatcctggcaaggcaaacgttgTGGTTGATGCGTTAAGTCATAAGAAATCCGCTGACAGTGTAAAGTTTATGCGAATTGAGATTGTGTCTGATTTAGTGGATCGACTAAAAATAACTCAACTCGAAGCATTGCAAGATGAACATTTGAAATCTGAGTTAATGGTGAAAAGAAAAGAAGAATTGATGAATGATTCTCGAGGATTAAAGACTTATCGTGAACGAGTTTGGGTGCCATTACTTAgaggattgagggatttaatcttaaatgaagtacataaatcgagattatccatGCATCCCGGTAGtacaaaaatgtaccatgatctgaaAGTGTTATATTGGTAGCCAACTATGAAAGCAGACATCGCGCAATACgtggaaaaatgtcatatttgcgcccaagtgaaagcagaacaccagaaaccgtatggGTCTTTGCGTAAATTAGAGATTCCAGAGTGAAAATGGGAACATATCACCATGGATTTTATGACAAAACTACCCAGAACCCAGAAAGGAAAtgacatgatttgggtaatagtggaccgTTTAACCAAAAGTGCGCATTTTCTAGCTATTAGTGAAACAACTTCGTTGACCAAATTAGCCCAGTTGCACCTAAATGAAATAGTATCACGACATGGGATACCGTTGTCTATTGTGTCAGATAGAGATTCCCGATTTGTGTCTAGTTTCTGGAATTGTTTACAAGAAAATTTGGGTACTCGTGTCAACCTTAGTACAGCTtaccatcctcagactgacggtcaaagtgaacgaactattcagaatttagaggatatgttaagagcttgTGTATTAGAGTATGGTGTATCGTGGGATTATCATCTGCCATTGATCGAATTTGCTTacaactgtgacaacccgaaaatttccgaccaaatttaaactttaatctttatatgtttccgacacgataagcaaagtctgtaatgttgaatctcaaaaattttaaactgtgttcatacattcatttaaccttgaccaaatttcaatgattcacgaaccattatataaatggatgtgattatatatatatatatatatatatatatatatatatatatatatatatatatatatatatatatatatatatatatatatatatatatattataacttgagaatattaacaaagtattaaatgtataataccttacatgaacgtatttgtttcaatatgtttatcgatggatttagaagataatatcaaatgattgatttatcagatacattgtatgattacgagtctctgttgagaggtccactttgatttaggaaacctttcctttttaacaatattcggaataaatggtaaagtgattcacaagaaagaacaaagtgtcaattaacgagtgttagacaaaagttagtgtaaATTCCTATTTGATCTCCAAATAcatactttacaataatttcctcgtgtcttttgataagttaattatttagctttcataatGATTGATCTTATAGAATAAATAACTAGGATAAGGTTCGTcgattagataaacccatttgacattttacattaagatgatttcatacgtttatattaaccattggactttacctcacacttcaccaacaaactgtaatttaaaaacttgaaacctattatgaatatataaaattctacttttctaaaacgttttatgatataacgatttccattattttaaccttttaataaaatgattcttaaatatatttagttttggaaaacaaaattatcatatttatttgatttaatttcaaacgtacaaaaacgttttcagtttaaaaagaactttattattaaaacgtatataacttttataaatatctagaaccacttttaacaactcattacttaaccagtatgataaagataacgatatttatattttattttattaaatatatataatgatttaaattaatattatatatatatttaaacgcgtattatacgtacacagttttatacttttactatactttaaatttacctttactttactttaacttcaataattcatactttaataattcactttaataattcatactttaataattaaaaaatctattataaatagaattcaatatgtttcattatttcatagaaacttgaaatatatttctctaaactctctcaatcgatttacatatatatatttactcagtattatttcaagatattattggtatacataaaatactacgacgaggtcatgagcgtattatttcaaaatggacttttcgaatgggatagagctaaggaaaacatgggttatagctatggaggttatgggtattcttcggggggtatgctcgtgaggtcaaactagtgtttatcatcttcgttgcgtctacgtaccttcctgcaatattgaatctcaatattgatacgtgagcactcatatcttatcttttatatattaatagtgtatccctgactagtgctcgagtacttATGATTTTGCGTTCTTGTAAATTTTATTTCGTcaatatatagtttatgataaattacgaatttgatacatatgcgactgagataaggtatatgatatgcatgtcgttggaaagctggcgaaaaattaataacttttcatttagaaagcttatggtttcgatgaacagattaaaagatatagtcaactgaattattattaattttagtattattattattaaaatgattattattattactatcgtcgttattatcgtcattattattattatttaattattattattattattattattattattattattattattaatatcattatcgttattaatataagtattatgattgttattgttattactatcgttattaccattaaggttattattaatattatcatcattattattattattattattattattataattattagtattatcattgatattattataataattattagtatcattatcattaaaactaatattaatatcatctaattattatgattactataattatcattattatgaatacgatataaaagaggactaaaagctattaaacaagtcgattaggaaataatgagtataagtatcatgattcagttaaattattgttaagattatgatttagataaaaatattgttttcattatttttatcattattagtaatattattatgacattagtattactacaaaagattattacttgttatcaaaattattattatcattagtaaatatcaatattgttattattattattattattattattattattattattattattattattattattattattattattattattattactattattattaaaataattaatattattattattataaaataatacaacttttggttcattattattattattatcaatattatattatttaatcaaataaatacttaatacaaatatatatttatgatacatacatttttatcattaaaaagatattatgtgaacattatacaaattataatacttacgatataaaaatatatgtttactatatatttttactatatattaacatatatttttatcattaatacattataataaatgatgaaattaaaatattgtaagatactgatttatataaaaatttcattttcattatttttatcattattattattattaaaagtattattaatattaaaactatcatttttactaaaattatcattttaatagaaatatcaatgttattataaaatatcattattattatcattttagtattattattattaaaaattatcattttgaatagaactattatttttataaaatattattattattactgttaatattaaaagtatcgttattgttaaaattatcatgattagaattatcattttatcataattaatatcatccttaatgaatatataaatattgttattattattagtagaataataattattattattattgttacaaaataatacaacttttacttattattattattattattatcaatatcattttatcaaatggaTATGTGATACAAGGGTATTTTacaacatgtaatataattacattaataatacataccactatatttttatgatattaagtgaactttataaattttattacttaagaaatataaaaatatgtttttatatataaattttaatataaatttttatttattaataaacgatttatattatttactctaataaaatctgttaaatatatttaaaacgactatatttaagttatataataatcatgtatagattttggaagtcattttgggtcaagttgacttttgttgacttttgcatatcagtctcgagcattaggattgtgatacactacgacttgacctaaattgttagacagatattgaccaatatataaatatatataattaatataggtttgtgaatctgatgccaaccttgcacttgttcaatgccatcatatgcattattactacgaaatacagtattgtgagtttcatttgctccctttttaaatgctttagcaatatatatttttggaactgagaatacatgcgtttttataaatgtttgacgaaatagacacaagtaatcgaaactacattctatggttgaattgttataccggatatcgcccttgttgaacttggtagcctaagaattggtgtttattataattgccaccaattgacgcgaatcttaaagatagatctatgggctttgacacgccccagtcagagaatttgaactgctttagtacttcgatgtttatatgtttggggatattctagatgcattttgttaatgtcggttaccaggtgttcaatccatatgaatgaattttaaacacttgcgagtgtatgattattgaataaaagaaatcttgtggtctattaaaatcatggaaattattgattacgataaactaatgaactcaccaaccttttggttgacacttgaaaacatgtttattctcaggattgaaagaaatcttccgctgtgcatttgctcattttaaagatattacttggagtcattcatggcctatttcaaaagacgttgtattcaagtcgttgagttcattaaagattataattaagcaaatgacagattaggtcatttatagttgtatattatgaaatgatatgcatgcctatcaactttcgatgtaatgaaagtttgtcttttaaaatgaatgcaatgtttgtaaaatgtatcatatagaggtcaaatacctcgcaatgtaatcatatgttattgtattcgtccttatgaattaggacgggtcgtctcatgtggtatcagagcggtgatcttagcgaaccaggtcttgcattagtgtgtctaactgatagatattaagatgcattaatgagtctggacttcgaccgtgtctgcatgccaaaagttttgcttatcatttttgttggaaattacctgcttatcatcttaagtctaaacgcgtcttactgcattcattgcatagatagtgtatagacaaaattcatatattatcgtatctgctaattcgtatcataacgtatctgttactgtaaactttgcctggcatattccgtaaattactccgtaatctacgaaatcttttgttctatatatatagatattctaggtaattagaatatgacaaaattgctgaaatagtctctgtggtttgtaccaaaatgctggtttagtccctgtgcttttttttgatggatttggtcccggtggtttataaaagttgctgatttagtccctctgaccgacggccgtTGAAAAAggccgttaactccagtcatgtgccagacatgtgagggtattttcgtcagtttctttcatttatttacaatattgctgaaatggtccctgtggtttgtaataaagttgctgaattggtccctgtggtttgtaacaaAATTGCTGAAATCTTTATCCCCAAAATTTTTATCTTCCTCACCTTCATCTTTATCCGCAAAAAATATGAACAAACCctaagttttttttttcttcaaacacTTTAATTAATATgtaaaatcaaacacaccaaaattaaaattaaatccacTATATGCTTAACAAGTAAacacatctatttgatttgattaaAACTATATATCGATTAAATAGATATAAATCTGAATTGAAAACCTAACAACAGAAGGAAACCCAGATATACCCTGTTCTTGAGTTCAAAATTCCAAAATCTCGAATTCGAAAATAAATTCAAAATGTATTAATGTGgtagtgttaggaattgtccatttaaactatctgcaagttttcaaaACCTAATTCTTTCTATCGCGTTccaatttaagagtcaaagttatattttcaaaagtcaactaatttgttcttgaggaaattcgaacacgtcttgatgttttaagttaaattgatgatggaGAAAGTTTCCAGTAACGATTTTATACTTATTTCATGTTGAAGTCGTGGTCTAAAACAATCTCAATTTCAAAACCAAAAATTATGTTCTCCGTGTTCATAAAGTGTCTGCTgcagttttattttattttctttctttctgttATTTAACCAAATCCAAACACATCATGATCGTTTATGTTTCAATTCCAAAACATAAACCAAACTGAATTAGCTGTAATGATTTTGGTTGGTTCTCTGGTCAATTGATTTCTGAGTTGGAGAAGAAAGGggaagcatgaaggaacgtgataaatAAATATAGGTGGGATGTTAATCAGGAAAAATAGAAATGGTTACATGGTTTAGGGTGTtgacgggtattcgagaggtcacgggtttgagccTTGTTCATGGCATTTTTTTAGGAAAGCCTTTAAGGTAGTTtccattattatttcttggtacaaaccacagggaccaattcAGCAACATTGttataaaccacagggaccatttcagcaatattgtaaataaataaaggaaactgacgaaaataccctcacatgtctggcacatgactggagttaacggccttttttgacggccgtcggtcagagggactaaatcagcaacttttataaaccaccgggaccaaatccatcaaaaaaaagcacagggactaaaccagcattttggtacaaaccacagggactatttcagcaattttgtcttagaatatcatccgataaccGTAAATTATTTCatataaaaaaatcctttattaatcgtacgaaatggaactctccactagttcgagtccctcgaattccgatatggagtttcactcgagctccgaaagtagtgtaaccggaatggatcaaccaattagccatcatctattctggatgaattggggatgggttcgtagtctactaaatcattggagacaagaagaaggtgatcccttccatccaccacattaccctctggacgaagaacctgaagcacttaccggcgaacctgtccgagacaccattttctctctcatttccagagtatctcatcacgactacatattatctcaaattctagatcttattcattcgctcgtccgaaccgacaatcaccccgatgtaatagaagaagttaacgaacttcgcgctcgagtagtggtcttggagaatatggttcaaaggttacaagcaccagcatcaacaccggcatcaacaacaccaccatcatcaacaccaatggtatcattaccaccaccaacgacaacatccgcatcccacacctagacatcacaatctgtacctcgaacatcaacggcatacgcaccgtagataacaaagagtaccaacaacaatgaccgatgaagtattgattcataacttcattggagaaacattccgcagcaattatgtaatctccaaagtcttagagattatctattctagccctaaccataaattagatgaatgaaccaaaatgatagaaggaagaatagaaaccctgacaagaatgatgggtgatttacaagctagatttgttttaccagcagcatcaacagtaccgttagcatcaccagcacagtcagtgccgtcagcatcgtcagaatcagcggcacctataacatcacaaactccgccagttcaagaatcattgtggacattattacgaatcaacaacaattaTAGTGTATCAAcaaattatgaagtattaactcaattcctctgaagaatttatatgtatatcttatatatataaattttgaaaccatcataaatcttttcgtactaagctattatgtatgaattgaaaaagggtagatactacccagctaaattcatattactaatatgctataatcttTCTATTAacgacttaatcatcgttaactataatctctgtttcaattcaatgaattccatttcataataaatcaagtgtattattcaaatatatgtttgattttacactttcatcatcgatgtactcgaaacttttcagataacatcattcgtaccttgcaaagttcacaagaattccacgaacaccaacatcatgcatcaataaataacgaagtattgattcataatttcaatttcattgaagaaatactccgtaaaagttatgtaatttctaaagtttttagggattattcaattctagtttcaaccgtaaatcaaatgagtttaatttaatattaactcattaaatctatgttacatctgaggaaaatacacacatatatattttcgtaaagactgtaataaaattcttttgtacaaaatattaattgtgaaatttttttaacgggtaggtaatacccgaaagatatataaattcacaattaatatattacattcttcggaTTTGGTTtagcaatcaccaactatactcactactttcacaagaatatacattcttttataaaaatcaaaacaaccattctcatccaaatttgattacgtattctgattttgacaaatcaaaatccaagttaagatttaacagaagatatcacccttagattcttacatctttcaaagctatactttgacttcaaaactgtgctaaaacatcatttctattcatagaactcaGAAAAATAATTGTATCAGCCAAAATcccagaacatcatatgtatactaacgattacaatatgtgttcaaacccatcgaaatttccgaagacacttcaaataatgaacaatcgagatgatgatccaaccacatgttacccacagtcttgtacctgaaaaaccctcgaaaccaaagtcatagtttaacacgtatccgtgttagaccctttggaatttattagctaaaataacttttcaattctttttcaaagtagtcagttttgtcacagctccaacaagtcaacctcgacttttcagttgaaacagtcttattataacctcgatatatacgttgctctttcaccatcgttacaggggagccgtttatgttccaccacattagcaataaacttaccaataacttcactgatctttgactttccgaaaaatcattatatttatcgaaaccccataatttactcatccgcatcttgtaacaagaattgtcataccaattactgggattcagcaatcagtattttgaaatctcgcagcatgtcgacgccaacaattatatgtgtacatataacgtctatctcctagacttatatactgcgaatgtgaagtttctgaaaaacgccctaaactggaaactagttctccgaagatTGAAAAGGCTAAATGAAGCagaagaaactatagacaaccgtaactgtcaaaagtttaatgataaagaataatgtgttggaaaagctcagaaaaagagaaggtttggaactggaaaacggattgagcaaaccatgaaggaggctgtggacaaatcacaaggacgaaatctaccttcaaagaatccaaatgattcagtgtccgctgaaatcattagcaaacaccttactccttattcgaaaccttcacagacaaattttccgcatcatcctttgattccagatattttaaaattctaaaacatcatcgaatctttcattat of the Rutidosis leptorrhynchoides isolate AG116_Rl617_1_P2 chromosome 5, CSIRO_AGI_Rlap_v1, whole genome shotgun sequence genome contains:
- the LOC139850221 gene encoding uncharacterized protein, which translates into the protein MATVVFGLKLWRHYLYGTHCVICTNHKSLQYIFSQKEMNMRQRQWQELIKDYDCEIRYHPGKANVVVDALSHKKSADSVKFMRIEIVSDLVDRLKITQLEALQDEHLKSELMVKRKEELMNDSRGLKTYRERVWPTMKADIAQYVEKYDGHLLWFPVTVESNSSIGSSHEHVAINMDGGSISLVELVDVAVNVHSYSNILHEETKMT